A single region of the Zootoca vivipara chromosome 2, rZooViv1.1, whole genome shotgun sequence genome encodes:
- the LOC118078627 gene encoding HLA class II histocompatibility antigen, DR alpha chain: protein MDPRGGRGGRALCCLWATLLLAPPRAGALKVEDTLVELDFFQESFPSEKKSGEFLLEFDNEEILHVDWEKKQNVWRLPDFQRFTSFEVQGALANIAVMKNNMEVLMKRSNRTRALNVAPSATVYPENAVELGDPNVLICFVDRFSPPVLNITWLKNNEEVSEGVEETDFYPSVDNTFRKFSYLPFVPEQGDIYVCQVEHWGIPEGKMEKIWFSKAPSPIPETMENVLCALGLAFGILGIIAGTILFFKAMRMNNRRGLI, encoded by the exons AGCCCTGAAAG TGGAGGACACCCTGGTGGAGCTGGACTTCTTCCAGGAGAGCTTCCCTTCAGAGAAGAAGTCCGGGGAGTTCCTGCTGGAGTTTGACAACGAGGAGATCCTGCACGTGGACTGGGAGAAGAAGCAGAACGTCTGGAGGCTGCCGGACTTCCAGCGCTTCACCAGCTTCGAGGTGCAGGGCGCCCTGGCCAACATCGCCGTCATGAAGAACAACATGGAGGTGCTCATGAAGCGAAGCAACCGCACCCGTGCCCTGAACG TTGCTCCTTCGGCCACTGTGTACCCGGAAAATGCTGTGGAACTGGGGGACCCCAACGTCCTCATCTGCTTTGTGGACAGGTTCTCCCCCCCAGTGCTGAACATCACCTGGCTGAAGAACAACGAGGAGGTCTCCGAGGGCGTGGAGGAGACAGACTTCTACCCCAGCGTGGACAACACTTTCCGCAAGTTCTCCTACCTCCCCTTCGTCCCTGAGCAGGGAGACATCTACGTCTGCCAAGTGGAGCACTGGGGCATCCCAGAgggaaagatggagaagatctggT TTTCCAAGGCGCCCTCTCCCATCCCAGAGACAATGGAGAACGTGCTGTGTGCCCTGGGCTTGGCCTTTGGCATCCTGGGCATCATCGCTGGCACCATCCTTTTCTTCAAGGCTATGAGGATGAACAATCGCAGGGGCCTCAT aTAA